The segment ACAATTCTTGGAAAGGTTGGGTCCACGCATTCATTTGAGAGTTACTTAtacatgtttgttgtgtttatgTTCGTCATTTTTGTGTCTCAACTAGAGACGCACCGATCAGGCTTTATCTGGCCGGTACCATTTTCCGGTAGGTGGGACCTGCCGATCCTGACTTTGACCGATTctgatttaaaaactgttttggtACCATAGTCAAGCCTTGACTATCGtacattaaatataataaactgCTCTGCCAGTTATTTGGTAAGGTTGGTGGTTTTGAATCTAACGTTTATCAGATTTTTACGAACCTCAGGAAAAAGTGACTCAATGTACCTGTTGGTGGTTGATTCATTTACAGATTGAAACTGGTGGGAGTTTTTCCTTCTGATTTACATAATAAATTGGGTGAAAAGATCAGTTCTGATCGCTGCTTGATTAACTGGTGACCTGCTAAACTCCAGGGTGGTGGTGATAGTACTGTCTGATTGGTGCACACCACATCTGGATGGCTTTTATGATAAACcgcatgtgtgtttgtgtgttttagggTCGGACCTGGGAACCCACCATGTTGTCCCGCTGCACTCAGGGTTTGACCTCCGTCCTGCTCGCGCTGAAGAAATGTCCAATGATCCGCTACCAGCTGTCCTCTGATATGGCCAAAAATCTTGCAGAAAACGTCAAGGTTTCCACCACAGTGATGTTTTAATATTCTCCTGTTCCATCTGTGCAACATTTGATCCAAGGGTTCCAGCACTATCTCGTAAAGTGGAGTTAAATTTAATTTAGTCAAATGCTTGAcacattaaaagaataaaagctaaacaaccaaaacaataagataataaaaggaacaaaaaacacacagatgtcCTGCTTAACTAAATTTCAAAGCCTTTATAAAATATAGAATTCGTCTGGAAAGTAATGGAAAAAGAGTTAATCAAGCATAAAAATGTTTCGGTTTCCAGATATCTTTCTTATTCTATTGTCTAAATCTGCTAATTTATGACCAGATAaatggttttagatttttaaatatgtgcttTACCTTAAGTTTTTGtccaatttaataattttattgtattgttttaaatagGAATAAAGAACTAAAAGTGAAATGCACACTCTTCAAGAAAGGAAAAGGCACATTCTACTGTGTTCTGGACTCTAGTCTAGATCCCTTTGTTTAGGGTcttaacaaattaaataaatagatagTTGTAGTGCCGATTCTAATGTTTATCAAACCAAACACCAAAGTTTAATGAGCCGCTGCTGCACCTCGGGGTATTTCATACACAGGCAGACGGACGTGCCGCTGCCAAAACATGAAAGTTGCCTTTTACGGTTTATCCACTTTGATCATCAATAAACAAAGATCAATTTTATATGGTTTCCTGCTGCTTCTACTGCtctggtttaaaaaacaaaaaagcaacatataTCAACCCCAGTGGATGCTGCTCCtatagctgtcactttactaaTAGAAATGGCAACACAGTTCTACCTGGCtgacttaaaaaacaaacagaaacaacacaaaaaaagtaataataattagCTTGCAGAATAAACCTGGTAAATAGCTCAGAAATATAAAGTAACCCATGAACAaattttttccaactttttatAGTGATAAAGAATACATATCtacaacaataacaataaacttTGCTTTAAATAGTCAATCAGTGTAGATCAGTATAGTCCAGATTCGACTGGTGTTGCAGATAttgaaatagaataaaaaaacatgaaatagcCCTTTACCCGACTGCTTGATCGTATGTGAACTTCAGCGTTTTATTCTTTCTTGATTTCTGAAAGGCACAGAAAGTAAAGCTcaactaaataaatgttttatgcaGAAATGTCCTCCTCAGTTCATATGGAAATATTGCTTCTTTAACAAGGAAactcagcatttttatttttttattttttttttacaattgtgtgtttgaattattattattattaaaccagATCTGTCTGCTCTCAGCGAATCATCACAAAGGAGTACGAGCTGTTTGACTTCAGGAAGACTGAAgttcctcctctgctgctgaTCCTTGACCGCAGTGACGACGCCATCACACCTCTGCTGAACCAGGTAACCAATCACAGAGCTCCTTTATGAGGTCACAGGAAGCTCATTTAACTTTAGTTTCTTATAAATACACTGAATCTATACAGAACTTTATTAGTCATACTGACAACTCCAAAGTGCTTTTCACTAGAGCTACATTTATCCAGTCACTCTGAAGaatgcacacattcatacaccgatgaACAGCTCGGTAGGAAAcgtggggttaagtgccttgcccaggggcacgtCCACATGTGACAGGAGGAATCGAGCTCACGATCTGCTGATTGacaactactctacccactgagccGCAGTTGCCCTGGTATTGATTAGATCCTTTTAAATatacatgtgtgtatatatagacTTTTAtcaatttcttatttatttcttatttacttATACATTTCCTTTTCTAAATCCCATTTTTCAAATTAAGCAGAACCCGATTAACAGCCTGTCTAATCCTTATGACATCTCTTTATGTTTACGTTTAATCCTTTTTTGCATAacttaaaaaacagattttcgcTTTGATTCTAACTAGTCTTTAGCAGCTTCATCAAGTTAgcagttcagtgtttttttgttttatttatatctcAGTTTATTTTGATCTTTTGAAAGAATTTACAGAACGtaaactgtaataaaaaaaaaaaaacatctgaaaaagaGTTGAAGTGTATCTTCTTAATCTCAGCTTCTTCATAATTCACCATTTGTGATCATAGTTTAGTTTGTTAATGATAAAATCTGAGTCAGAATCCCCTTTATTGGTCACGATTTGTGTGCTCTTTAACTTTGGTGAAAGTGCTCACACTGTTCAGACAGACATTTAGGTATAAATATATAAGCGGTGGTatgggtgtgtttttttttgtatatgtacagaaaaataaaataaagggagGTTTTGGTTGTgcaaatattctaattttgttcCACAGCAATGCAGCGGACTCCTCAGGCTGTGATGTTGATCATCAGAGAGACGGCACGGGGGAAGGAACTGTGTCGATTGAAATGAGGAAGAACTGTTTGTTTATACTGAAACCCTGATAATGTCTCATAAATGTGATTCTTTTAGGTAAAAATTAGATGAAGGTTAAAGACTGCAGATGATAATAAATGTGCTGCCTGGAGGTTTTTAGTCAAACGGTTTCTCCAGCTCACCAGGCATGCTTGTTGTGTTGCAGTGGACGTACCAGGCGATGGTCCACGAGCTGCTGGGTCTGAACAACAACCGGATCGACCTGTCCAGAGTCCCCGGGATCAGCAAGGACCTGAGGGAGGTGGTGCTGTCTGCGGAGAACGACGAGTTTTACGCCAACGTGAGTCCTGACACTGGGACAAAGAGGACAAACGACAGCTTTCTATCCTAAAGCTGTTCTCACTGACTTTACAAATTTACTCTCGCCTATGTTGGTTCTGACCAATAGCGCCTACAAGCTGATGAGATTTTATTCTGGTTTACAACTTAAGGAACAGAACAAAGTGATCTGACAGCTCTTGTTCTTTGCCGTCCTGTTATGGCTCTACCTCTGTATTCTGATTCAGGCTCATCTATGCTGGTCTTGAAAACAGAGGATATTTTAGTATttacactgctcaaaaataaataaagggaacactaaaataacacatcctagatcttaatgaatgaaatattcttagtaaacactttgttctttacatagttgaatgtgccgacaacaaaatcacacaaaaatgatcaatggaaatcaaatttatttggAGCCATGCTctaaattaaagtggaaaaacacactacagtCAGATCCAACTTTGATTTAATGTCCTTAGAACAAGTcgaaatgaggctcagtagcagATATGGCCTCCATGTGCCTGTATGAACTCCTTACAACACCTGgtcatgctcctgatgaggtggaggatggtctcctgagggatctcctcccagacctggactaacgcaTCCGCCAACTCCTGGgcagtctgtggtgcaacgtggcgttggtggatggagcgagtcatgatgtcccagatgtgctcagcTGGATCCAGGTCTGGGGAACAGGCGGGccggtccatagcatcaatgcctttgTCTCTCAGGAACTGCAGACACACTCCAGACACATGAGGTCTatttcattccaaaaaaaaaaaaaacaaccaaatcaactggatttgttttccgtagttgaagacgtttcgcttcctctccaggaagctttctcaagctcatgatgagtaccaagctactcatcattactccagactttttcaattgagaaagcttcctggagaggaagcgaaacgtcttcaactacggaaaacaagtccagttgctttgttttttacttttttggaatgaccatgacctggatgactgagaatcttcaccagcatagaGGTCTAGCATTGTGTTGCATCAGGAGGAACCCAGGTTCAACCGTACCATtatatggtctcacaatgggtctgaggatctcatctctgtccctaatggcagtcagactacctctgttCGGCCCCCTAAAGAAatgccccccccctctccccatACTATTACTGACCCACCGCCAAaccggtcatgctggaggacgttgcagcagcagaacgttctccacggcgtctccagactctgtcacgtctgtcacatgtcctcagtgtgaacctgctgtCATCTGTGAAGAGCTCAGGGCGCCAGTGGTGCATTTGCGCCCTGgacttggtgttctctggcaaacaCCAAACGTCCTGcacggtgttgggctgtaagcataacccccacctgtggatGTCGGGGCCCTCATACCAacctcatggagtctgtttcaaAAAGtctgagcagacacatgcacatttgaAGTGAGACTCActacatcagccagaaagcagaggaactgagaagcgGTCTGTGGTCCCCACCTGCAGAGTCACTccttaatggggggggggggggtgtctttCTAATTGCCTCTAGTTTTCACCTcttgtctattccatttgcacaacagcaggtgagACTGATTATCAGTctgtgttgcttcttaagtAGACCGTTTGATTacacagaagtgtgattgacCTGGAGCTACATTGTGTTATTTAAGTGCtccctttatttcttttgagCAGTGTAGTTTCAACAACATGGAAAACAATCATGTCAAGTTTCTGAGACcccatttttaattaaatatcctgtaaaatattcagataaacTTCTTTGCGCTGCTGCGCTGTTTGGGTTTGTTGCTCTTGTTGCCGTTTTCAGCGTCATTTTCAAACTTTAGAACTTGTACCTGAATTTCGGGGAGATCGGCACCAACATAAAGAACCTGATGGAAGATTTCCAGAAGAAGAAACCCAAAGGGCAGCAGAAGCTGGAGTCCATTGCTGACATGAAGGTAAGGAATGGACCCAGTGTTTGTGCGAACATCGATCCAGCCGAGTCTGCTCTAGACGTTTGACTTTTTGTCGCCCCCTGCAGGCGTTCGTGGATAACTAccctcagtttaagaagatgTCGGGAACGGTGTCCAAGCACGTCACAGTGGTGGGGGAGCTGTCCCGGCTGGTGTCGGAGCGGCAGCTGATGGAGGTGTCGGAGGTGGAGCAGGAGCTGGCCTGTCAGAACGACCACTCTAGTGCTCAGCAGGTGACGCTGCCGAGCATTCGCTTTCATCACAGTCTCTAAATCTGAACCGTGTCCTGCTGTagcagcaggaaaacaaagtAAATACAGAAAGTTGAGACGTGTTTTCTTTCAGAATGTCCGACGGCTGCTGCAGAATCCTCGCGTTTCGGAGCTGGACGCCGTCCGTCTCGTTATGCTCTACGCTTTGAGGTATGAACgccacagcagcagcatcctcCCCTCtctgatggaggagctgagcagGAGAGGAGTGTCTGAACGCTACCGCAGGGTAATCACAgcactttttttcctctttgttaattttattttacaggtctgtctcagaaaattagaatattgtgataaagttctttattttatgtaatgcaattaaaaaaacatgaaatgtcatacattctggattaattacaaatcaactgaaatatcgcaagccttttatcgttttaatatcgctgattatggcgtacagctgaagataaCTCAAATAtactatctcaaaatattagaatatcgtgaaaaagtattctagtaggctattcaactaatcacttaaatcatctaattaactcgaaacactgcagggtttcctgagccttgaaaaacactcagcttggttcagtaaactaactcacaagtatggtagtggttaagagacgacatcagattctcacagtaactggtgtactgaccatggcattactgtccttgattggcctgccaattcccctgacctgaaccccatagagaatttgtggggtgttgtgaagaagaagctgaaagacaccagagccaacaatgcaaatgagctaaaggccgctattgaagcatcctgggcatccataacacctcagcaatgccacaggctgattgcctccatgccacgccgcattgatgcagtaatctgtgcaaaaggattcccaaccaagtactgagtgcattaatggacattttcaaatgtttgattttgttttgctgttataattttttttacttgctctgaggagatattctaatattttgagataggatttttgagttttcttcagctgtacgccataatcagcgatattaaaacaataaaaggcttgcgatatttcagttgatttgtaatgaatccagaatgtatgacatttcgtgtttttttaattgcattacagaaaataaagaactttatcacaatattctaatttcctgagacagtcctgtatgttGACATAATCATGAATTTACTGCTTTTTGTCTCTGGAGCGCAGCAAAACAGCCAGCTAGAGGTTTTTATGTTGTGCCTCCTTGTCACAGATGGTTCAGTCAGTCGTGGAGTACGGTGGAAAGAGAATCAGAGGAAGTGACCTCATTACACCGACAGACGCTGTCGCCATCACCAAGCAGTTCTTCAAAGGCCTAAAGGTATAAAAACATCTGATATCaagatttatttcaattttaaggacattttatcaAATACACCTGCAAAAATTCTTATTTACATGAAAGAAGCCgtgctcagaaaaaaacataccgCATTTGTGTCGTGTACTTTGATGTTTGTTCTCAGGGCGTAGAGAATGTGTACACACAGCATCAGCCTCTGCTGCACGACACTCTGGATCAGCTGATTAAAGGTCGGCTCAAAGACAGTCAGTTCCCGTATCTGGGAGCCAGCAGCCTCAGAGACAGGTAGCGCACCTGGAAATCTGTTAATGCACGCCTTAAATAAATCACTCCTCCATCACTGCAGAAAGGGAGTTAAAAGTAAGTGCAATTGTCTTTAAATccttgtatttttccttgatttgaggagctaaataagactatttgccaatggaataagacgtttgcacttaaaatagcaacaattcatctccatcatcttatttcaagtgcaggatatctaattatcttattttagaggtcaaactactcattccattgacaaaaaatcttatttagctgctcaaatcaaggaaaaatacactaatctcaagacaattttacttgcatttagttccctttttgcagtgcagatagAAGtagacacacactcacacactttCATGTCGGTTATGTAATTTGGGGCTTTTCCGTAAAGtcaaattatgaaaaatatgttcCAGGCCCCAAGACATTATGGTTTTTGTGATCGGCGGAGCCACGTATGAAGAGGCGTTGACGGTTTTCAACCTGAACCGTAACACACCTGGGGTTCGGATTGTGCTGGGAGGAAGCGCCATCCACAACACTAAGAGGTGACAGATgctcattttgtcatttttctttttatcagaCCGATTTACTTCtctacaagtaaaaaaaaaaagaggatctAACAACTAATCCTTGTGGAACTCCAGACCTGAAAGAAGCAAAAAGAGACATCTTTCTGACCTTacttatattattattattattattattattattattattattattattattattattattattattattattattattattattattattattattattattattggacaGGGCTCCAGAAGAAAGGTCATATGTTTTCACTGCTTAACATTTCTGGTTCTAGATCTTTTTGTATCTTAGATATTTTTACTATTCTACAAATGATAACatgaattaaacattaaaacatattcAGTCCAAAATCTGACCGCCAttcagttttatctttttttaaaatcagactttttctccttctttttaCCAGTTTCCTAGAAGAGGTGATGTTGGCGTCGAGTCACAGTGGCGACAGAGCACAGGGAAGTGGTCGTCATTCCACCAGGCG is part of the Fundulus heteroclitus isolate FHET01 chromosome 13, MU-UCD_Fhet_4.1, whole genome shotgun sequence genome and harbors:
- the vps45 gene encoding vacuolar protein sorting-associated protein 45 isoform X2, with amino-acid sequence MNVTLAVKQYISKMIENSGPGMKVLLMDKETTSIVSVVYTQSEILQKEVYLFERIDSQNRDSMKHLKAICFLRPTKENVQHLIQELRRPKYSVYFIYFSNVISKSEIKSLAEADEQEVVAEVQEFYGDFIAVNPHLFSLNLQGVSRGRTWEPTMLSRCTQGLTSVLLALKKCPMIRYQLSSDMAKNLAENVKRIITKEYELFDFRKTEVPPLLLILDRSDDAITPLLNQWTYQAMVHELLGLNNNRIDLSRVPGISKDLREVVLSAENDEFYANNLYLNFGEIGTNIKNLMEDFQKKKPKGQQKLESIADMKAFVDNYPQFKKMSGTVSKHVTVVGELSRLVSERQLMEVSEVEQELACQNDHSSAQQNVRRLLQNPRVSELDAVRLVMLYALRYERHSSSILPSLMEELSRRGVSERYRRMVQSVVEYGGKRIRGSDLITPTDAVAITKQFFKGLKGVENVYTQHQPLLHDTLDQLIKGRLKDSQFPYLGASSLRDRPQDIMVFVIGGATYEEALTVFNLNRNTPGVRIVLGGSAIHNTKSFLEEVMLASSHSGDRAQGSGRHSTRR
- the vps45 gene encoding vacuolar protein sorting-associated protein 45 isoform X1, which produces MNVTLAVKQYISKMIENSGPGMKVLLMDKETTSIVSVVYTQSEILQKEVYLFERIDSQNRDSMKHLKAICFLRPTKENVQHLIQELRRPKYSVYFIYFSNVISKSEIKSLAEADEQEVVAEVQEFYGDFIAVNPHLFSLNLQGVSRRRTDQALSGRYHFPGRTWEPTMLSRCTQGLTSVLLALKKCPMIRYQLSSDMAKNLAENVKRIITKEYELFDFRKTEVPPLLLILDRSDDAITPLLNQWTYQAMVHELLGLNNNRIDLSRVPGISKDLREVVLSAENDEFYANNLYLNFGEIGTNIKNLMEDFQKKKPKGQQKLESIADMKAFVDNYPQFKKMSGTVSKHVTVVGELSRLVSERQLMEVSEVEQELACQNDHSSAQQNVRRLLQNPRVSELDAVRLVMLYALRYERHSSSILPSLMEELSRRGVSERYRRMVQSVVEYGGKRIRGSDLITPTDAVAITKQFFKGLKGVENVYTQHQPLLHDTLDQLIKGRLKDSQFPYLGASSLRDRPQDIMVFVIGGATYEEALTVFNLNRNTPGVRIVLGGSAIHNTKSFLEEVMLASSHSGDRAQGSGRHSTRR